A region from the uncultured Sunxiuqinia sp. genome encodes:
- a CDS encoding UDP-2,3-diacylglucosamine diphosphatase — protein MKSKIRDLKVSVISDVHLATHACKAKPLLKYLKSINPEILVLNGDIIDSWRFSRNYFPKPHLKVVRQFIKMLEKGVKIFYITGNHDEFLRKFNGAEMGNLKIVNQLILDLDDQKTWIFHGDLFDHVIHQAKWLAKFGAAIYGLLTVANKSVNTMLRLFKLKDVIIYKSIKEKLIKDKTQLTHFEEVITKISGERNYKTVICGHTHIPRDKSTLTANGLVRYINCGDWVEHFTTAEYHHKKWHLFHYIDNQEDDENNEEPDIPNKKEVYKSLFQELAVANLL, from the coding sequence ATGAAATCGAAAATAAGAGATTTAAAAGTTTCTGTTATTTCAGATGTACATTTGGCGACTCACGCTTGTAAAGCCAAACCATTGCTAAAATATCTGAAATCAATCAATCCCGAAATTTTAGTTTTAAATGGCGACATCATTGACTCCTGGCGTTTTTCACGAAACTACTTCCCAAAGCCCCATTTAAAGGTGGTTCGCCAGTTTATTAAGATGCTGGAGAAGGGAGTAAAAATCTTCTATATCACCGGCAATCACGACGAATTCCTGCGGAAGTTCAATGGTGCCGAAATGGGGAACTTAAAAATCGTCAACCAGTTAATATTAGACTTGGACGACCAGAAAACGTGGATTTTTCACGGCGATCTGTTCGACCACGTCATCCATCAAGCCAAGTGGCTGGCAAAATTTGGAGCCGCAATTTATGGATTACTTACTGTTGCTAATAAGTCCGTCAATACCATGTTGCGACTGTTCAAGTTAAAGGATGTAATTATTTACAAAAGCATAAAAGAGAAGTTGATTAAAGATAAAACTCAACTCACACACTTTGAAGAGGTGATCACCAAAATTAGTGGCGAACGCAATTACAAAACCGTAATTTGCGGGCACACGCATATCCCGAGAGATAAGTCGACACTCACGGCGAATGGTTTAGTTCGCTATATCAATTGTGGCGACTGGGTAGAACATTTTACGACAGCCGAGTACCACCATAAAAAATGGCATCTTTTTCATTATATCGATAATCAGGAAGACGATGAAAACAATGAGGAACCGGACATTCCTAATAAAAAGGAAGTCTACAAATCGCTCTTCCAGGAGTTAGCAGTGGCCAACCTATTGTAA